A window of Ornithorhynchus anatinus isolate Pmale09 chromosome 21, mOrnAna1.pri.v4, whole genome shotgun sequence genomic DNA:
ataaggttgtcccccgtggggctcagtcctcatcctcatttgacagatgaggtcactgaggttcagggaagtgaagtgacttgcccaaagtcacccagccgacgagcggcggagccgggattagaacccacgacctctgactcccaagcccggcttcttgccactaaataccgctgatggatcgagagactgtcagctcgttgcggaCGGGGAACGTGCTGACTATTggactctcgcaagcgctcagtccagggctccgcacacagtgctcGACCAACACcgtcgactgattgatagataataatgagtaataacgacggtatctgttaaaagcccttactatgtggccggcgccgtactaagcgccggggtgcatcccagccaatcgagttggacgcagtccccgtccctcgtggggctcgcggtctccaacCCCTttctccagaggaggtcaccgagacaCAAGacgagtgagttgcccaaggtcacgcagcggacaggcggaagaccgtaagccctctgagagcagggattgggcgtaactctactgggctctcccaggcgctcagcccgatgctccgcacacagtgctccgcacacggtgttCGACAGATACCACCGACTGGATGGATAGATTCTAAGCcctctgaaggcagggactgtgtctaactccactggattctcccaagaacgctgccggtggggggggggggggattttggGGGGTCGCCCCGgcttgggggggccgggggccggcggggagggtctCGGGACTCACTGCTGCAGCTTCTCCAGCTCCTCGGCCTCGAGCTGGGCGGCGCTCTTGCAGGTGGGCGGCCTCAGGCGTCCCTTGGTCTGGAAGCTGGGGGTCCGGGGCTGGGTCAGCTTGGGGGCGTTCGGCTTCGGGGGTAACAGGACTGCAAGGCCCGGCAAGGGGGGAGAGACGTGCGGTCAGCCGCCGGGGAGAGACGTGGCGGCGGGGAGACGCGCGGTCGacgggtcggggtgggggagacccGAGATCGTCCcgtccgggcccggcccccgccacgcccaagggggcgggggggaacaggGACATCGTCACcgcatactgtcctctcccaagcgctcggcacggtgctctgcacgcagtcggcgctcggtaagtacgacggaagggatgaataataataatcggggtatttgttaagtgcttactacgtgccaggcacggtattaagcgccggagtggatgcaagccagtcgggtcggacgcggtcccccgtggggctcaccgtctccatccccattttccagaggagggaaccgaggcccggagaagtgacgtggcttgcccaaggtcacacagcaggcaagcggcggagccggaattagaacctgtgaccttctgactcccaggcccgggctctacccactacgccgtgctgattCGGAATGGAgggggcatttgtgaagcgcttactgtgcactcgGCAGCGTGTCGAACGCTGCGGGGGACGCAAGACAGACTGGTTTGGACCCGGCCCTAGCCCCACCGGCGACTCCCggtccaagggggagggggaacgggtcaGCGGGAGGAACcgggggcccagagagggtggCGGCCGGTCTGAGGCCGCTCGGCGGGGACTTGGCacttgtccgttgggtgacctcgggccggtcacttcacttctctgggcctcggttccctcttccgtagaatggggatgaggacggcaaaccccacgggggacggggactgggtccgacccaatttgctcgtctttaccccggcgctcagtccagtgcttggcacggagtaagagctttacagataccacagttattatgattacgaTCACTCTTGCCCtcaggagggggggtgggggtaggggaagggggctcaccGTCGCCGTCCTTCTTGCTGCGGAGGTGGTAGCGGCTGGGGGTCCGCCGCTGGAAGGCCTCGACCTGCTGGGCCAGGGGCACGTAGCCcggagccccgccgccccccgccgccccctcctccagctgACGCTTCTTGCCCCGCGACAGGTTGAAAGGCTTCGGGACCGTGGGGCCTTTGCATCCCTGGACCTGCGGGAGACAgatcggggggggacggggaggggtcaCGTGACGTGGCGGACCCCGACCTCCCACGGTACGGCCCGGTGCTGGGATCTCGGACTCCCTCgtccgcccgggcccggcctggaaaCGGGGGTCCGTCTGAGGGCCCACCCCCCTGCCCGGGCAACAGGGGAGGGGTCCGGCCTATACCCAGGGTCCACCCGGTGCCCCCTTCTCCAAAccagaggacaggggaggggtcCAGTCTGTACCCGGGGACCGCCCGGCGGCCCACCCCTTTCCGAGAGACGGAGACGGGGCCCAAACTATAACCAGGGTCCGCCCACCGGCCCACCCCTCGCCGGACAAGAGGCCTAGCCCGGAGCCACTGTCCACCCGGCAGCCCCCTCCTCGCCGGAGATGGAGCCCACCATCCTACCCATCACCGGACACGAGGCCTAGTCTTAACCGATGTCCGTTTGGCGGCCCCCTCCTCGTCGGAGACGGAGCCCATCTTACAACCGACGTCCGCCCGGCAGCCCACCCCCACCGGACGCGAGGCCTAGCCCGGAGCCGGCGTCCAGTCCACCCGGCGGCCTCCACCCCATATCcctcccccgggggtcccccgctTCCCCCGCCGGACTGACCGGGGACGGGGGGTGCTtcctgaggtgggaggggaaggtggtctCCCTGTAGGGCTCCTGGctgtcggcggggggggggcttgACGCGCTGGTCCGTGCAGAAGTGGAAATCCACCGTCTTGGTCACGTGCCCGGACGTCTTCTTCACCGGCTTccctggggggcggcggggagggcaggTACACGTCACCGCCAGGAGcccgtcccccgtgggctcacggtctccatccccattttccagaggagggaagtgaccggcccgaggtcacgcagcagaggcccgtgctctaacggctgtgccacgccgctcctctagactgtcggctcgtggcgggcagggaacctgtccgctatactgtcctctctcaagggctcggtacggtgctcggcacgcagccgGCGCTCAAGAATACTGTCGACGGATCAATCGatcattggactctcctaagcactcagtacagtgctctccacagcgtcggcacttaataaatactaccgacggattgactgatgattggactctcccgagcactcagtacagttctctccacagtcagcgctcaataaatactaaatcgATGGACCGATtgattattggactctccccggcgctcggtccagcgTCTGCACACCGTCCGCTCTCAGTAAAcgggatcgatcgatggatcgatcgggagccggggggaggagggaggtctcACCCACTCCGGCCAGGGCGGCTTTGAGGGACTCCTCgttctttctcctcatctccatCACCTCCTGCTGCATCCTCATCCTCGTCTCCAGTTCCTGCTCCTCCGTGCTCTTTACCACCTTCTTCCTGtagccggccggggagggggcgaccgggtgggtgggtggggacgggacccctccctccccacccccagagagcCCGGACGGTCGGGGGCGGGCCTTACTTCAAGAGAGGAGGCTCGCCCGTCTTGCCGCCTTGCGCGTTGCTTCCCGTCGATTTGCTTCTGCTGTtcgagctggggcggggggcagaattAAAGGAAATTattcgattaaaaaaaaaaatacaaaataaggaAAGAGTCGCCGGGGGTCTCGAGCGCTTTCGTCGCCCCCGGTGGTCTCCCACCCGGCACCGCCGGGACGACCCCCGGGGAGTCCGGGagggtgaggtgggtggggggaccgGGCCGGTGACCGTGTAGCTCCCCTCTCCAATTCCGTCGCCGGTGTCCGCACCCCCTCACCCTCGCGGACGAGAGGCCGGACCTCCGATGGTCCTCGGGGTGTGTGTTCGTGGGGTCTCCCGGGGCCGACCaccggacccccacccccctcgccgAAGCCGGGTGCTGTTTTCAaacggaggcgggggagggggggcgagcTCGTGGCGGACGCGGAATGCTCCCAAACGCTCaatccggtgctcggcacaaagcagtgctcgggacggtgccctgcacccaggagaCCGGCAGCTTCTCGAGGGTGGGGACTGGGGCCTACCAACCGCTGGCCTGCGTCCAGTCCGATCTGCTTAcgtcggcgcttagtacagtgcctggcacgtagcagacGGTAAGCTCCCTCTACACTgacagctcaatgtgggcagggaacgcttgTGTCTTTTATATCgtcgtgttgtcctctcccgatggcttagaacagtgccctgcacccaactggggctcgataaataccactgataggttggctggtagtgagcgcttaaatatcataaaaaaatacaacaaaaagcCAAGGGTGGCCagctggagagggcagaggaggtgaggggaaaaaaaccccggGGTTGCCAGTAGGAGAGGGCAGAAGGCGCCAGGGACACTTACATCTTCCTCTTCTTGGAGGGCGGCACCTGGTGATTGGCGTCAGGcgtggccccgggcccggccgggcagCGCTGCCTCTCCGCTCTCTTCTGGGCCGACAGACGCTTCgacgtcctaataataataatgacggtttgtgctaagcgctccctaggtgccgagcaccgttctaagcgctgggggggatgcaaagtcatcaggtggtccaaggtggggctcacgggctttacccccatttgacagaggagggaactgaggcccagagaagggaagtgactggcctaaagtcacgcagctgacaagtggcggagatgggattagaacccatggcctccgactcccaagcccggggtcttgccactaagccacactgcttctcggggtcggcgggggtgggggggagataggGAGGGATCAGAGCCCCAGAACCTCCCCCCCGGGCCACCCCCCCACCGCCAAACCCATCAGACCCGGGTGGGTTTTTCCCCACAATTCctgcagaggaagggggggggggggtcacacgcTTCCCCGGGCGTGGGccggaagctcctggtgggcagggaacgtgtctgccgactccgttccgtggactctcccgagcgcttagtgccgAGCCCGGCCCTAAAgaggcacaataaatacaatcgattgatttttcTCTAGACTGCCGGCTCGCCGTGGacggggaacgggtctaccgactgttctactggactcccaagcgctcagcccaatgctctgcccagagtagatcgccagctccttgagggcaggaccgtGTCTATTCAGTCcactccccggcgctcagcacagtgctctgtgcacagtaaccccttgagggccaggaccgAGCCTACCGCCTCTGTCgttccttcccactccccacctcgGGCCCTCGgcgctagtgggtagagcccgggcctgggatttaaaaggtcctgggttctaagcctagctctgcccatgtctgccgtgtgatcttggaccagtcgcttcatttctctgggcctcagttccctcctctgtcaaatggggacgaagactacgagtcccatgcgggacagagcccgtgtccgacctgatgagctcgtatctcccctagcgtttagcacagtgcctgccacatagtaagcgcttaacaaggaccatcatcattattatcgttattagccCGGATCGGGCCGGCCGGTGCCGAGCACCTcccgggggcggcccccggggtCCCCTCACCTCCGTGGCTGcaccccggggccggggacgTTCTTAGCCGTGACCCTCCAGGCCTCCAGCGAATCGCAGACATTTGTGAGGACTGGTCTGGACGCCACCGccgcctccttcttcttctcagcGAGGGGGACGTCCTCTACATGTGCACGATACAAGGGAGAAACGGGTCAGAGCGGGAACGGGGAGTTGGGGGAACGGCCCCTCtcgattgtcagctccttgtgggcagggaatgtttctgatcattgttgtattggactctccgagcgctcagtccagtgctctgcgcacagcatgTTGATTTCTCTTcatgccggtctccccctctcgactgtcagctccttgtgggcagggaatgtgtctgtttattgttctaccggactctcccaagcgcttagaacagcgctctgcacacaggacattGATTTCTcttcctgcccgtctcccccgcgtCGACTgtcagctcccggtgggcagggaacgtgtctgccaactctgctgaacagcaccctcccaaccgcttagcgcagtgctctgcacacaggaagcgctcgacaaatagcaCGAACGACGAGGACGAGACACGGTCCCTACGGGGGAAGAGAGACCGGGGGTTTTTCCTCCCCATATTTCCAGGCAAGGAAATGGAGCCCAAGTCACAAGTGCCACCGCGGCCGCTTTCTTGGGTCTCGGTTCGTccgagcccgggggtgggggcgggccggggggtgggctcGGGTTTGCCCCCTTGAGGGATTTCCCGGCGGACAGGCCCTTGTCAGCAGGCAGACAGGCGGGCCCGGGGGCCACCAGCCGCCACCGGGAAATCCGAGCTGGGGgctccgggcgggcgggcgggtgcGCCGGGTGGGGCGGccgctgccgggggggggggggggcctgggttTATTTCCGGATTTCACCCGACTTCACCTAGGCCTGGCtggcgggcggagggaggaggaaaaggaggagggaggggaggaggaagaggagaggaggaggaggaagaggaggaggaagaagaggaggaaatggaaggaggaggaagaagaaggaagagaagtgggaggaggacagaaggaggaggaggaagagaaggaataggaaggaggaagaagaacaaagaggagtgggaggaggaggaggaagaaggaaggagtgggaggaggaagaggagcaggaaaaggagaggaggagaaagagaagtcagtcaactgcatttactgagcgcttactttgtgcagagcactgtattaagcacatgggcaaagacaatagaacagacacattccctgcccacaacaaatttagtctagagtggaggaagacgaggaggaggaggaagatgaggaggagtaaGACGAGGAGgtcgagggggaaaaaaaggatgaggacaaggaggagCACCGGAAGAAGGGCTGGGCCCGGGGGAAAGACCCCAGGGTGCTCGGAtggagtcccggctccgccacggcgACCCCGCCGTGCGGCCTTGGGCCGGTCGctgcacctctccgggcctccgcccCCTCATCCGTGCAACGGTCTCCCCCTCGGACGGCGTGAGCCCCGGGCCGGCGGACGGGGCGGTTCTGGGTCCGACCTGACTCCCTCCTGTCTGATGTTTCtcttcgtgtccgtctccccctcaaaaccgtcagctcctcgtgggcggggaacgtgtccacccacCCTGTCGTCtcagactctcccaggcgctcagtacagtgctccgcgctcaaTCAATCCCGCCGACGGATCGCTAGCCAACCGATCGGGGCGGGCAGGCCGGCgatctccccccgccgccccgtttCTTCGCCGGACAGaccgaggcccgggccggggtcccTCGTGGACCGATcccgctggggtggattcgaacTCGCAGCTGGCGGGGGTCTCCTTACCCGACTTGAGCAGGGGGGTGACGATGGCTTGGGGGAGGTTTGCCGCCCTCAGGGGGGTCTTGGCCGTCGGGAGCCGGAtggcgggctgggccggggggacgTTCTCCTGGTCGGCCTTCTGGTCTGTGCGGAGAAGCAGTGCCCCGCGCCCGCCGGTcaggaccacccccctccccagacaCCAGGAGCGGCCACAGAGTCACGGCGGCCACACCGCCGGCCCCCAGGGGCCCGAGCTCGAGGCGGCCGGTCCACTCCAGATGGGCCCAACCGTCCCCCTCCGGCCCGCGGGGTCCCCGGCCACCTACCGAACCACGTGTCGGCATGGTGTCCGTCGTCCTCGTCCAGGGCCGTGAAGTTGATGAAGGCGCTGGGGGCGTCGAAGGAATACGACTCCTCTCTCTGCGCCAtcctcggccccgccgccggcctcccTCTCAGCCGGCCTCCTCTCCTGTCAGCCTCCCTCTCCCGCAGCCTCCCTCTGATCCAGACGCTTGCCTGGAGAGAAACATTTCCGGATTGTAGACCCTCCGCCCCCAGGTAACACcgattccccctccccaaccctcaccACAGCCCAGAGGCGCTTCCTACAGTGTCCAGCCCACAGGAAGACACCCCATACATACTCCTGGGGCACTGCTTACagactcctggagggcaaggatggtgtctccTAACTCCCggactctccccagagctcagtacggcgGCCacccagtaaccgctcaataaatacgatccgatggaacttgcccaaagtcacccggcaacgagtggcggagccgggatgagatcccgcgtcctctgattcccaggcccgggggaggggggcgggtggaACCACCAGGCAGCATTGCTTCTCTAtccccctccattttacaggtgaggaaagtgagtcccggacaagtgacctgcccaagatcacacggcagacaagcggcggagccgggtcgaGAACCcagcgcggcctagcgggtggagccccgggcccgggagtcggatggACCTGgatcctcatcccggctctgcccctggtctgcctgtgaccttggccaagtcacttcactgtgcctcagtttcctcctctgtaaaatggggggtgaagactgtgagccccagggaggcagggactatgtccaacctgcccgGCCTGCCTCTAacccagcggttagtacggtgcctggcacacggtaagcgcttaacaaagaccattttttaaaaaaggtccttctaactcccaggccctcaagGCTCTGGTTCGGATGAATCGGGGTATCGATCCGGCCCTTTCCGAGTGCCGA
This region includes:
- the TPX2 gene encoding LOW QUALITY PROTEIN: targeting protein for Xklp2 (The sequence of the model RefSeq protein was modified relative to this genomic sequence to represent the inferred CDS: inserted 2 bases in 1 codon), yielding MAQREESYSFDAPSAFINFTALDEDDGHHADTWFDQKADQENVPPAQPAIRLPTAKTPLRAANLPQAIVTPLLKSEDVPLAEKKKEAAVASRPVLTNVCDSLEAWRVTAKNVPGPGVQPRRTSKRLSAQKRAERQRCPAGPGATPDANHQVPPSKKRKISNSRSKSTGSNAQGGKTGEPPLLKKKVVKSTEEQELETRMRMQQEVMEMRRKNEESLKAALAGVGKPVKKTSGHVTKTVDFHFCTDQRVKPPPRRQPXEPYRETTFPSHLRKHPPSPVQGCKGPTVPKPFNLSRGKKRQLEEGAAGGGGAPGYVPLAQQVEAFQRRTPSRYHLRSKKDGDVLLPPKPNAPKLTQPRTPSFQTKGRLRPPTCKSAAQLEAEELEKLQQYKFKAREVDPRILEGGPILPKKPPVKPPTQPVAFDLEIERRIQEREGKKPLAEEEEDAAAFEFHPRPCPTKILEDVVGVPQKRQLPITVPKSPAFALKNRMRGITRDEDEKEEEAPLRARPVPHYGVPFKPTAPEPRGLDVRPFSFDARDRQRQLHKEKMMEELRREEEQVPKFKAHPLPAFDTVVLPERKVKTATQLEPFHLHTDERGALKAETWKQQLEEDLRQQKEAACFKARPNVIIHQEPFVPRKDSKLATAQDGFELATEKRARERQEFEKQLAELEAQRAQRQEQERQRQEDDRREALAKLRQDTVHRANPIRKYRSVEVKPSDQPLTTPVSPKFSDRFKC